One stretch of Synechococcus sp. PCC 7502 DNA includes these proteins:
- a CDS encoding alpha/beta fold hydrolase — MSIFPLAPLIILLLGLLSTALFGFGLYFVIGWYLGWITVIALFISGIVMLVFSLLGRFVILWLLANPADNEPTPSRSREVKQIHRPDGTNIHVELFGDRDAPPIIFTHGWSCNSTHWYYIKQALVDEFRLILWDVPGSGKSGQVPAHDYSMQNLATDLEAVLHLAGDKPAIIFGHSMGGMILLTFCRLFPQHLGTRVAGIGLVNTTFTNPVHTAPFANILQVLQKPLLEPLLYLMIGLSPLVWAQTWLSYLNGTSHISGRFSSFAGRPTRGQLDYLINRSARVSPSVLGRQMLGMMHYDATEVLKEIEIPTLIISANKDGATPVEASRYMHEQIENSELVVLAPSGHMSMMEQHQEFVEAVANFVRHCSRSTYSSVN, encoded by the coding sequence ATGTCTATTTTTCCCTTAGCTCCACTAATTATCTTGCTGCTTGGATTACTTTCTACAGCATTGTTTGGTTTTGGCTTGTATTTTGTAATTGGTTGGTATCTGGGTTGGATTACAGTTATCGCTTTATTTATTTCGGGCATTGTCATGTTAGTTTTTAGCCTATTAGGACGCTTTGTGATCCTATGGCTGCTAGCTAATCCCGCCGATAATGAACCAACGCCTTCGCGTTCCCGAGAGGTTAAACAAATCCATCGACCAGATGGGACAAATATTCACGTTGAATTATTCGGAGATCGCGATGCTCCACCGATCATTTTTACCCATGGGTGGAGTTGTAATAGCACGCATTGGTACTACATTAAACAAGCTTTAGTGGATGAATTTCGCTTAATCCTATGGGATGTACCAGGGAGTGGAAAATCTGGACAAGTTCCTGCTCATGATTATAGTATGCAGAACTTAGCAACCGATCTGGAAGCGGTTCTGCATTTGGCAGGAGATAAACCAGCGATTATTTTTGGACATAGTATGGGGGGCATGATTTTATTAACATTCTGTCGTCTATTTCCCCAACATTTAGGAACGCGTGTGGCGGGTATTGGTTTAGTTAATACTACTTTTACTAATCCAGTGCATACAGCTCCATTTGCAAATATTTTGCAAGTCTTACAAAAGCCCTTATTAGAACCCCTCCTTTACTTAATGATTGGTTTATCGCCACTTGTCTGGGCGCAAACATGGTTGAGCTATTTGAATGGAACTTCACATATTTCTGGAAGATTTTCTTCTTTTGCGGGTCGTCCCACTAGGGGACAGTTGGACTATTTAATTAATCGCTCGGCACGAGTCTCACCCTCAGTTTTAGGGCGACAAATGTTAGGGATGATGCATTACGATGCCACTGAAGTTCTCAAAGAGATTGAGATCCCAACTTTGATAATTTCTGCGAATAAAGATGGGGCTACCCCTGTTGAGGCAAGTCGCTATATGCATGAGCAAATAGAAAATTCGGAATTAGTAGTTCTAGCGCCTTCGGGACATATGAGTATGATGGAGCAACACCAAGAATTTGTGGAGGCAGTAGCCAATTTTGTTCGTCACTGTTCTCGTTCAACTTATTCTTCTGTAAACTAA
- a CDS encoding Dps family protein, translated as MQTINIGLTDTQRQGVIDLLNNDLADSYLLLVKTKKFHWDVVGPQFMTLHKLWQAHYEALTINVDVIAERIRTLGGYPVGTMEGFLKICSLKEDAGKIPTATGMVSHLLADHEQVVRNLREHIEKCSNKFKDDGTADFLTGLMEQHEQISWMLRSFVEGEAIASNGAKPEPSKKTVGV; from the coding sequence ATGCAAACAATTAATATTGGACTAACCGATACCCAACGCCAAGGCGTGATCGACCTCCTCAACAACGACTTGGCAGATAGCTATTTGCTATTAGTCAAAACGAAGAAATTTCATTGGGATGTGGTAGGACCTCAATTTATGACCTTGCACAAACTATGGCAAGCGCATTATGAAGCCCTCACCATCAATGTGGATGTGATTGCCGAACGGATTAGAACTTTAGGTGGTTACCCTGTCGGAACGATGGAAGGATTTCTCAAAATCTGTTCTCTCAAAGAAGATGCTGGAAAAATCCCCACAGCAACAGGTATGGTATCGCACTTGCTAGCCGATCATGAACAAGTGGTACGCAATTTGCGTGAACATATTGAGAAATGTAGCAACAAGTTTAAAGATGACGGAACCGCAGACTTTCTTACAGGTTTGATGGAACAGCATGAGCAAATCTCATGGATGCTGCGTTCTTTTGTTGAAGGCGAAGCGATCGCATCCAATGGTGCAAAGCCAGAACCTAGTAAAAAAACTGTCGGAGTTTAA
- the rd gene encoding rubredoxin, which translates to MEKYICKTCGYVYDPALGDPDSGIEPGIPFGALPDDWVCPKCGTPKADFEPEDTPATDVPLMEPV; encoded by the coding sequence ATGGAAAAGTATATCTGTAAAACCTGTGGATATGTCTACGATCCTGCACTCGGCGATCCAGACTCAGGCATTGAACCTGGTATTCCCTTTGGAGCTTTGCCCGATGATTGGGTTTGTCCCAAATGTGGAACTCCCAAGGCTGACTTTGAGCCAGAAGATACGCCAGCTACAGACGTTCCTTTAATGGAACCAGTCTAA
- a CDS encoding FAD-dependent oxidoreductase yields MTSLSGKHASFWIDSTPVTTYPSLENRLSVDVAIIGGGIVGLTVATLLKRAGKTVAVIESRQVALGVSGHTTAKVTALHQLIYADLIEQIGQQKAKLYAESNLAGVEQVAAFVSEEQIDCDFSRQSSYTFAERDIELDQIKDEVEAAHKLGLPATFITETSLPFAIAGAIKLENQAQFHVRKYLLHLAKNIAGAGSYLFENTRVQRVDDGDSCYVVTDLGVINAQDVVVATNLPILNLGLFFAKTYPERSYIVGAKIDPAKAPQGMYIGSGKSSHSIRTTPYEDGLLLLVGGEGHKVGTVTNTEERYQKLESYARDRFGIDTFAYRWSNQDMVSFDKLPYIGNLTPFNKHIYVATGFSLWGMSKGTMSGMILSDLILGKDNPYTDLYDSLRATPFVTVESVKQEASVVTRWIGDRFKGLLSSSFSEVAKGEGKLLTIDNEKVAAYRDEQGTIHAVSATCTHLACIVSWNNAEKSWDCACHGARFSCDGKVIQGPAVRDLEQVVN; encoded by the coding sequence ATGACAAGTTTATCTGGTAAACACGCCTCCTTTTGGATCGACTCAACTCCTGTCACTACTTATCCCTCTCTTGAAAATAGGCTTTCAGTCGATGTTGCCATTATAGGTGGTGGCATCGTGGGACTCACTGTAGCGACATTGCTAAAACGGGCGGGAAAAACCGTTGCGGTAATTGAGTCTAGACAAGTTGCCTTAGGTGTCAGCGGTCATACAACTGCTAAAGTTACAGCATTACATCAACTGATTTATGCGGATTTAATTGAGCAAATTGGACAACAGAAAGCAAAACTTTATGCAGAATCAAATCTAGCTGGAGTTGAGCAAGTTGCCGCTTTTGTCTCTGAAGAGCAGATTGATTGTGATTTTAGTCGTCAAAGCTCTTACACTTTTGCTGAGCGAGATATTGAGCTAGATCAAATTAAAGATGAAGTGGAAGCCGCTCATAAACTAGGACTTCCCGCGACCTTTATTACAGAAACATCACTACCATTTGCGATCGCAGGAGCAATCAAGCTTGAAAATCAAGCTCAGTTTCATGTTCGCAAATATTTGCTACATCTTGCTAAAAATATTGCTGGCGCTGGCAGCTATTTATTTGAGAATACTAGGGTTCAGAGAGTTGATGATGGTGATTCCTGTTACGTTGTTACTGATCTGGGTGTAATTAATGCCCAAGATGTAGTTGTTGCCACGAATCTACCGATTCTAAACCTAGGGCTTTTCTTCGCCAAAACCTATCCTGAACGCTCCTACATCGTGGGTGCAAAAATCGATCCCGCGAAAGCACCGCAGGGAATGTATATCGGTAGCGGAAAATCTTCTCATTCGATTCGCACCACTCCCTATGAGGATGGGCTACTCCTACTGGTTGGTGGTGAAGGGCATAAAGTTGGCACAGTTACTAATACTGAGGAACGGTATCAAAAACTAGAATCCTATGCCCGCGATCGCTTTGGTATTGATACCTTTGCATACCGTTGGTCAAACCAAGACATGGTGTCCTTTGACAAGCTTCCCTACATTGGTAACTTGACTCCCTTCAATAAACACATTTATGTCGCCACAGGATTTAGTCTCTGGGGCATGTCGAAGGGAACTATGTCTGGGATGATTCTCTCCGACTTAATTCTCGGAAAAGACAATCCTTATACAGACCTGTATGACTCACTGCGTGCAACTCCATTTGTAACAGTGGAATCGGTCAAACAAGAAGCTAGTGTGGTAACTCGATGGATTGGCGATCGCTTCAAAGGTTTATTATCTTCTTCCTTTAGCGAAGTGGCTAAGGGTGAAGGCAAACTACTGACCATTGATAATGAAAAGGTCGCAGCTTACCGCGATGAACAGGGAACTATCCATGCTGTCTCGGCAACATGTACTCATCTCGCTTGTATTGTGAGTTGGAACAACGCTGAGAAAAGTTGGGATTGCGCTTGCCACGGCGCAAGATTTAGCTGTGACGGCAAAGTGATTCAAGGACCTGCTGTCAGGGACTTGGAGCAAGTCGTTAACTAA
- a CDS encoding BON domain-containing protein has product MNRKIVTPFVVGILMIATSACNDAKTTSQAPEPNSTNNSNSAPIAQNSQDSKVAKDDAQSEVRQKQLAADIRAREQRNNVAGDQLKRDDSDLASEVRSKLEANIPGGNLTVAAKDAIVTVSGTVPKPDQIPKIQKLGMEIKGVKSMAVTVKLAPQSNLSIPNKYS; this is encoded by the coding sequence ATGAATAGAAAAATAGTCACCCCCTTTGTGGTTGGGATCTTAATGATTGCCACCTCTGCTTGTAATGATGCCAAAACTACATCCCAAGCTCCAGAGCCTAATTCAACTAATAATAGCAATTCCGCTCCGATCGCTCAAAATTCACAAGATTCTAAAGTGGCTAAGGATGATGCTCAAAGTGAAGTTCGCCAAAAACAGCTAGCGGCAGATATTCGAGCTAGGGAACAACGGAATAACGTGGCAGGCGATCAGCTAAAACGGGATGATAGCGATCTTGCCAGTGAAGTGCGAAGCAAATTAGAAGCTAATATTCCAGGTGGTAATCTTACTGTTGCCGCTAAAGATGCGATCGTCACTGTGTCAGGTACCGTACCTAAACCCGATCAGATTCCTAAAATCCAGAAGTTAGGAATGGAAATCAAGGGGGTAAAGAGTATGGCTGTTACGGTGAAGTTGGCGCCCCAGTCAAATTTGTCTATTCCCAACAAGTATTCCTAG